In Granulicella tundricola MP5ACTX9, a single genomic region encodes these proteins:
- a CDS encoding DUF7948 domain-containing protein translates to MSALRPYVALILALILGLALPSLSAQEPAKIALSSSVARYKPAILSLISQQERDTVSFIENKGQTAPDVLWTAQASGYRAAFLKDSFVLQTLDWDKAASGKPVVEAAAGSGAGSTVQGGAQKVQIREERIQLSGANSNAIIEPLDERTGKVNLFKGKDPSRWISNAPTYARLHYRNIYPGIDLIFYSHGGRLEYDFVVAAGANPDLIRMKIASADAVSTTAQGELRIGTTVHKPVLYQNFEHGKSAVEGSFTLVAPNTFGFHFAQYDKSRTFVIDPTISLLYSTYAGGLHNDQAFSITLDAQGNTFIAGWSASEDFPVTGNALQTVRKNIGVYLYDIVVMKFDSAGSLMYSTFLGGAQNDQGTTIVANADGSVYVGGYTQSTDFPVTSNAYQITAGGGLDGFLARISADGSQLLYSTYLGGTGDEAVTSLLPNADGSLWMSGVASQAGLNASATAYQKKPNGVDNSFVGKVQFDANGKLQIPYLTFIGGSQSGQTNGPGEGWPSSLAVDGTGNVYYAGTTQSSDYPVTATAYEQPVTLSHGCANSPNPNTIGVVTKFSPDLSQVLYSTYFGGKTEDQNGFPYCNQGLTSIHLDTAGDIWLYGYTAESDLPLTSNALSKMLNGNGMANGQDAFLGELSADGTKLLYGTYIGGSGLDSASMMTVDASGNIWLSGISASTDFPTTANALQPLNNTGGSDFTLVQLNPAATSILYSTYFGGTTDNGFNSVPMAVDANGNIHLTGSTSSASFPVTPNALQQVFANGDSGPDGNDIFYAELGTGQIVTATPSTGGNVGDATITVNGVGFQIGATCELTLNGATISSASASVSPTGTSISCTFPLAGVVPGTYNIIVLNPNNGTTFMQTAGFVVASGGGPQLWATIVGRPKIRTGVSSVVTVSYGNSGNTDAYMAPMEIDLPANVSATYGVGVSPKLGSGVQATTSATTASGMRIPLMVPHLAAGESRSYQIAITDAVDSDNYTISAQLGSPWYGSLSAANSELSSRSNTLTTSTSCAAALSGSPTVVDCLDRYLTQYQTSGATAAQAKSLAATLQTELAQSLIGNTPAVSAGTLPSPSSAYVGSTLVVTGLPSTDDTELVHDFATSTQYLFPIDTSHCVVWADNVNDALGGVLYKCTYSIPSPIDGAELFTGNSYSRLDLITNPGNLIPEFDTCWTKSFSVLTAGTELDVQAGRPCSMDSDADDPDDPAGGQDPPPPGPPDPPTTDTISGTTGGSIDPNAKVGNNGDGSGGHFIRATAPLPYAIFFENQATATLPAAMVVVTDQLDPAKVDLTTLSLGAISFGANVIKPKGTANAFTAVYSINSSLSVRIEGSLNQNTGLLKWTLQSIDPSTGLPPTDPTIGFLPADTDGMKGQASVVFNVALKPGMPTGTQISNAASIIFDTNTPITTPTWVNTIDIDAPVSRVTALPATETTITFPVTWSGTDQGSGIVTYNVYVSDNGGTFTLWQSAVRGVTANYTGTVNHTYGFYSVATDGVGNIEATKNAAETATQIVPGLIATTAALSASSTSTSVGTNVTFTATVTPSAGSGVPTGSVTFMDGTTVLGQASLMASGQAYYSSSSLAAGAHVITASYGGTSAFAGSTSPALTVTIQALPADFSIGLSPTSGSVTAGKSVTTAVSITPVNGFNQSVGFSCSGLPSGAGCSFSPATVTPAGGTAQTTLTIQTAQRQALLHELSDSPHRINMAVFGGSLLCLGFFTSKRRRWASLASLCLLATLMLGCGGGSPTAVPVTTTITITATAGSVVHSTSYTFTVQ, encoded by the coding sequence ATGAGTGCTCTCCGCCCGTACGTTGCCTTGATCTTAGCTCTGATTCTGGGGCTCGCTTTACCAAGTCTTTCGGCACAGGAACCGGCTAAGATCGCTTTGTCCTCTTCTGTGGCAAGGTACAAGCCTGCCATCCTTTCACTCATAAGCCAGCAAGAACGGGATACTGTCTCGTTTATCGAGAACAAAGGACAGACGGCGCCAGACGTTCTGTGGACGGCCCAGGCATCAGGCTACCGTGCGGCGTTTCTAAAGGACAGTTTTGTGCTGCAAACCTTGGACTGGGATAAAGCTGCGTCGGGTAAACCGGTGGTCGAAGCTGCTGCCGGCTCAGGTGCCGGTTCCACCGTACAGGGTGGAGCACAGAAGGTGCAGATTCGCGAAGAGCGAATTCAACTCTCCGGCGCGAACTCAAATGCCATCATCGAACCGCTGGACGAGCGAACGGGCAAGGTCAACCTATTCAAAGGCAAGGACCCGAGCCGCTGGATCAGCAACGCACCGACCTATGCGCGGCTTCACTACCGGAACATCTACCCGGGCATCGACCTGATCTTCTATAGTCACGGCGGTAGATTGGAATATGACTTTGTCGTGGCCGCGGGTGCCAACCCCGATTTGATCCGCATGAAGATTGCCAGTGCTGATGCAGTGAGCACGACCGCGCAAGGGGAGTTGCGTATCGGCACCACAGTCCACAAGCCGGTGCTCTATCAGAATTTTGAGCATGGTAAGAGCGCGGTGGAGGGCAGTTTCACGCTCGTTGCACCGAACACCTTCGGATTTCACTTTGCGCAATACGACAAGAGCAGGACATTCGTCATCGATCCGACCATCAGTTTGCTCTATTCCACCTATGCAGGTGGCCTTCATAACGACCAGGCATTCAGCATAACGCTTGATGCACAGGGCAACACATTCATCGCTGGCTGGTCAGCGTCCGAGGACTTCCCGGTTACCGGCAATGCGCTTCAGACGGTTCGCAAAAACATAGGTGTCTACCTGTACGACATCGTAGTAATGAAATTCGATTCCGCAGGAAGTCTCATGTATTCGACCTTTCTGGGAGGAGCACAAAACGACCAGGGAACCACGATCGTCGCGAACGCAGATGGCAGCGTGTATGTCGGTGGGTATACGCAATCTACCGATTTTCCGGTTACCTCAAATGCGTACCAAATTACCGCAGGTGGAGGGCTTGATGGCTTCCTGGCGAGAATCAGCGCCGATGGGTCGCAACTGTTGTACTCGACCTATCTCGGCGGCACGGGAGACGAAGCCGTCACCAGCCTGCTGCCGAACGCCGATGGCAGCCTGTGGATGTCGGGCGTGGCCTCTCAGGCAGGACTGAACGCGAGCGCGACGGCATATCAGAAGAAGCCAAACGGGGTCGACAATTCTTTTGTCGGCAAGGTTCAGTTCGATGCCAACGGCAAGTTGCAGATTCCGTACCTGACTTTCATCGGCGGGTCGCAAAGTGGACAGACCAACGGACCCGGGGAAGGCTGGCCCAGCAGCCTCGCCGTGGATGGGACGGGGAATGTCTACTATGCCGGCACAACACAGTCCAGCGATTATCCCGTAACGGCTACTGCCTATGAGCAGCCCGTGACTCTCAGTCATGGGTGCGCCAACTCTCCGAATCCAAACACGATCGGCGTGGTAACGAAGTTCAGCCCCGATCTCTCGCAGGTGTTGTATTCGACATACTTCGGCGGCAAGACCGAAGACCAGAACGGCTTCCCGTATTGCAACCAGGGACTCACCAGCATCCATCTCGACACGGCGGGCGACATCTGGCTCTACGGCTACACCGCGGAAAGCGACCTCCCGCTGACCAGCAATGCATTGTCGAAGATGCTGAACGGGAACGGCATGGCCAACGGCCAGGATGCGTTTCTAGGCGAGCTAAGCGCCGATGGCACAAAGCTACTTTATGGCACCTATATCGGCGGCTCAGGGCTTGATAGCGCCAGTATGATGACCGTTGATGCAAGCGGCAATATCTGGCTCTCCGGCATTAGTGCCTCGACCGACTTTCCAACCACCGCGAACGCTTTGCAACCACTCAATAATACTGGCGGGTCGGACTTTACGCTGGTGCAGCTTAACCCCGCCGCAACGAGCATCCTGTACTCCACCTACTTCGGAGGCACGACGGATAACGGATTCAATTCAGTGCCGATGGCAGTGGATGCCAACGGCAACATACACCTCACGGGCTCGACGTCTTCGGCCAGCTTTCCAGTGACGCCGAATGCACTGCAGCAAGTTTTTGCCAATGGAGATTCCGGTCCGGACGGTAACGATATTTTTTACGCGGAACTGGGCACAGGTCAGATCGTAACGGCCACTCCCTCCACCGGAGGGAACGTAGGCGATGCGACGATCACCGTAAACGGCGTCGGCTTTCAGATCGGGGCCACATGTGAACTTACGTTGAACGGCGCCACGATTTCTTCAGCGTCGGCCAGCGTATCTCCGACGGGAACCAGCATTAGCTGCACCTTCCCATTAGCCGGAGTCGTTCCGGGAACGTACAACATCATCGTCCTCAATCCGAACAACGGAACAACGTTCATGCAGACTGCCGGCTTCGTCGTGGCGAGTGGCGGCGGTCCACAACTCTGGGCCACAATCGTCGGACGCCCAAAGATCCGCACGGGTGTCTCTTCGGTGGTGACTGTGAGCTACGGTAATTCGGGCAACACGGATGCCTATATGGCGCCGATGGAGATCGACCTTCCTGCCAATGTTTCGGCGACCTACGGCGTGGGCGTCTCACCGAAACTGGGGTCTGGTGTCCAGGCCACCACTTCAGCGACGACAGCGTCAGGTATGCGTATTCCACTGATGGTGCCGCACCTTGCGGCAGGTGAGTCGCGCAGTTACCAAATCGCCATCACGGACGCGGTGGACAGCGACAACTACACGATCTCGGCGCAACTCGGTTCACCCTGGTACGGATCCTTGTCTGCAGCGAACTCCGAACTGTCCTCTCGAAGCAACACTCTGACCACTTCGACATCCTGTGCTGCGGCCTTGAGCGGATCGCCAACCGTTGTCGACTGCCTGGATCGGTACCTCACGCAGTATCAGACCAGCGGAGCCACCGCGGCGCAGGCGAAGTCTCTCGCGGCCACACTACAGACGGAGCTTGCGCAATCGCTGATTGGCAATACCCCTGCTGTGAGCGCCGGTACGCTCCCATCGCCAAGCTCGGCCTATGTGGGGAGTACGCTTGTAGTGACCGGGCTACCATCCACCGACGACACGGAACTGGTCCACGACTTCGCGACTTCAACGCAGTATCTCTTCCCCATCGATACATCCCACTGCGTTGTGTGGGCCGATAATGTCAACGACGCGCTGGGTGGGGTGCTCTACAAGTGCACCTACAGCATTCCTTCGCCGATCGATGGCGCGGAGTTATTCACCGGCAACTCCTACAGTCGGCTCGATCTCATCACGAATCCGGGGAACCTGATTCCGGAGTTCGACACCTGCTGGACGAAGTCCTTCAGCGTTCTGACCGCAGGAACGGAGCTGGACGTGCAGGCCGGCAGACCCTGTTCCATGGACTCGGATGCTGATGATCCCGACGATCCGGCTGGAGGACAGGATCCTCCTCCGCCGGGACCGCCAGACCCTCCGACAACCGATACGATATCTGGAACGACGGGTGGCTCCATCGATCCAAACGCCAAGGTCGGCAACAACGGCGATGGATCGGGAGGCCACTTCATCAGGGCTACTGCGCCTCTTCCGTACGCCATCTTTTTCGAAAATCAGGCAACCGCGACCTTGCCGGCTGCGATGGTTGTAGTTACAGATCAACTCGATCCCGCCAAGGTAGATCTCACTACGTTGAGCCTTGGCGCCATCAGCTTCGGCGCGAACGTGATCAAGCCGAAGGGCACGGCGAACGCTTTCACTGCGGTGTATAGCATCAACTCCAGCCTGAGCGTGCGCATCGAGGGTAGTCTCAACCAGAACACGGGCCTCCTGAAGTGGACCTTGCAGTCCATCGATCCCTCCACCGGGCTGCCGCCTACCGATCCGACAATTGGATTCCTGCCTGCGGACACTGATGGCATGAAGGGGCAGGCGAGCGTGGTCTTCAACGTCGCACTCAAGCCCGGCATGCCTACCGGTACGCAGATCTCGAACGCAGCCAGCATCATCTTCGATACGAACACGCCCATCACAACACCGACTTGGGTCAACACTATCGACATCGACGCCCCCGTTAGCAGGGTCACGGCGCTGCCTGCGACCGAAACAACGATCACATTCCCTGTCACCTGGTCGGGCACCGATCAGGGATCGGGAATCGTCACCTACAACGTTTACGTCTCAGACAACGGAGGCACCTTTACGCTGTGGCAGAGCGCCGTCCGGGGCGTGACTGCAAACTACACCGGCACGGTCAACCATACGTACGGCTTCTATAGCGTCGCTACCGACGGCGTGGGCAACATAGAAGCAACGAAGAATGCTGCCGAGACCGCAACCCAGATTGTGCCAGGCCTAATCGCCACGACCGCTGCGCTGTCAGCATCGTCCACTTCAACGAGTGTCGGAACGAACGTCACCTTCACCGCGACCGTGACGCCTTCTGCTGGTTCAGGCGTGCCGACCGGCTCTGTTACATTCATGGACGGCACAACGGTACTTGGGCAGGCCAGTCTGATGGCTTCGGGTCAGGCGTACTACTCGTCAAGCTCACTCGCTGCGGGAGCGCATGTGATTACAGCAAGCTACGGAGGCACCAGCGCCTTTGCGGGGTCCACATCACCCGCGCTAACTGTCACAATTCAGGCGCTCCCAGCCGATTTCTCCATTGGTCTTTCGCCGACGAGCGGCTCAGTGACGGCGGGTAAGTCTGTGACGACCGCGGTCAGCATTACGCCAGTCAACGGATTCAATCAGAGTGTCGGCTTTAGCTGTTCCGGGCTGCCCTCAGGCGCTGGCTGTAGCTTCAGCCCAGCAACCGTCACTCCAGCTGGTGGGACCGCACAGACTACGCTGACAATCCAAACAGCGCAGCGCCAGGCCCTCCTTCATGAACTTTCGGATTCGCCTCATAGGATAAACATGGCTGTGTTCGGTGGCAGCCTGCTGTGCCTTGGATTCTTTACGAGTAAACGGCGACGGTGGGCGAGCCTTGCGTCGCTTTGCCTCTTGGCCACGCTGATGCTTGGCTGCGGTGGTGGGAGCCCCACTGCTGTGCCCGTGACGACGACCATTACTATCACCGCGACGGCAGGTTCGGTGGTACATTCAACGAGCTACACGTTCACCGTCCAATAA